GAATGGCCGAACTGCTCGCCGCGCTCGACGCGCCGCAGGGCGCCACCCGCTATGTCGGCGGATCGGTCCGCGACGGGCTGCTCGGCCTCCCCGTCGGCGACGTCGATCTCGCCACCCGCCTCGCTCCACAGGAGGTGATCGACCGGCTCGGGGGCGCCCGCATCAAGGCGGTGCCGACCGGCCTCGCACACGGCACGATCACCGCGGTCCTGAAGAACGGCCCGGTTGAGGTCACGACCCTGCGCCGCGACGTTTCGACCGACGGCCGGCGCGCCACCGTCGCCTTCACCGACGACTGGCGAGAGGATGCGGCGCGGCGCGATTTCACGATCAACGCGCTGTCGGCGGATCCGCTGACGCTGCAGGTCCACGATTATTTCGACGGCGAGACCGATCTCGCCGCGCGGCGACTCCGCTTCATCGGCGACCCGCTCACCCGCATCGCCGAGGACCACCTCCGCATCCTGCGCTTCTTCCGCTTCCACGCTCGCTTCGGCGAGGGCGAGCCGGATGCGGCGTCGCTCGAGGCCTGCACGGCCCGCGCCAACGATCTGATGGCGCTGTCGCGCGAACGCATCGCCGACGAACTCCTGAAGCTGCTCGCCCTCCCAGATTCTTCGCCGACGCTGGCGCTGATGGTCGAGCGCGGGATCCTCCGACCGGTCCTGCCGGAAATCGACGAGGCCGGCGTAGAACGGCTCCGGCAGCTCGTCGCCTGCGAGACGGCTGCGGAGGCAGCACCCGATCCGCTCCGCCGCCTCGCCGCCCTGCTGCCGGGAGACAGCGCCATCGCCGCCGACGTCGCCGCCCGTCTGCGCCTTTCGAACAAGGCTGCGAAGCGCCTCGTCTCGGCCGCAGGCCGCGGGCCGGACGATAGCGCGAATCCGCCCGCCCTCGCCTATCGCATCGGCGCCGATGAAGCGGCCGACCGGCTGTTGCTGATCGGCGCCGACCCTGTCCTCGTCCGTTCACTGTGCGATTGGCACAAGCCCCGCTTCCCGCTCGGCGGCGGCGATCTCATCGCGATGGGGCTGAAGCCGGGGCCGCAAGTGGCGCGGACGCTCCAGGCCGTCGAGCGGAGCTGGATCGACGGCGGCTTTTCAAAAGATGATGGCGAAGTGCGGCGCCTCGCGCGGGCCGCGGTCGATCAGGCGTTGCGCGAGAGCCAGTAATCGAGGGCGTCGTCGGCCGCGAGCGGCTGGGCGAAATGGAAGCCCTGACCGGTGGCGCAGCCGAGGCCGGCCAAGGCCTGCGCCAGTTCGGCGGATTCGATGCCTTCGGCGGTCGTCGCCATGCCGAGCGCTTCCGCCAACGACAGGACGGCCCGGACGATCGCGATCGAGTCCTTGTCCTTCAGCATGCCGGTGACGAAGCTGCGATCGATCTTGAGCACGTCGATCGGAAGGCGCTGCAGATAAGCGAGCGAGGTGTAGCCGGTCCCGAAATCGTCCATCGCGACCTGGACATCGAGCGCCTTCAGCGCCTCCAGGACCTCGGTAGCGCGATGCGGATCCTGGACGATCGCGCTTTCGGTCAGTTCCAGCATCAGGCGCCGACCTGCGAGGCCGGTCGCTTTCAATGCTTCCGAAACGGCCGAGGCGACGTCGTCGCGCGCGATCTGGATCGCTGATAGGTTGACGCCGACATAGATCGGGAGCTGCTTGCCAGCCTGCCGATCCCAGCCGGCGAGCGTGTGGACCGCCGAATTGAGCGCCCAGCGACCCAGTGCGACGATCAGGCCCGATTCCTCGGCGACGGGGATGAATTCATCGGGCGAGATCACGCCGCGATCTTCATGCTCCCAGCGCGCCAGCGCTTCGAAGCCGGCGACGGCGCCGGTCGGAAGGTCGATCAGCGGCTGGAATGCGAGCTTCAACTGCTCGCCTTCGATCGCGCGCCGCAGCTCGGTCTCGATGCTGAAGCGGCGCCGGGCCGCCTTGGCCTGGTTGGGCTCATAGACCTGGATCAGCCCTGAGCGCTTCGAGCTCTTCAGGGCGAACTGCGCGTTGCGCAGCACTTCCTCGGCCAGTTCGACGCTGCCCGTGAGCAGTGAAATCCCGATCGAGCAATCGACGCGTATCTCCAGCTCGGACAGGCGGAAGGGGGTGCCAAGCACGGTCCGGATCCGATCGGCGAGCTGCAGGGCGTCCTCGAGGCCGTTGTCGAGTCTCATCAGGATGCCGAACTCATCGCCCCCCGTCCGCGCCAGGACGTCGCCGGCACGCAGGCCCGAGAAAAGGCGGCGGGCAAAGGTGATCAGCAATTCGTCGCCGGCGATCGCGCCGACGCATTCGTTGACGCGGCTGAAGCGGGTCATGTCGATCACCAGCACGGCGTGGCTGGCCTCGCGGAACTCCTTGTCCTCCAGAACCGCTTCGACCCGCTCGTTGAAGGCGAGCCGGTTGGGAAGGCCGGTTAGGCTGTCGCGCAGCATCTCGGCGCGCAGGCTCTTCTCGGTCTCGACCTGGGCGGTCCGGTCGATCAATGTAAACAGGCAGCGCTTGGCGGAGAAAGGCGAGGGCTGGAGCCGTGCCAGTTTGAGCTTGAAATAGCGGCCTCCGATACGGCGCCCGTCGGTCGCCTCGAACTGCAGTTCGGCCTGATCGCCCTTGAGGAACCGGTCGAGCCGCTCGCCGATCGGGCCGGCCGCCAGGAACGGGATTCCGCTGATCCACTGGCCTTCGACGCTGTCCCAGTCGGTCAGCTGGCGGAAATGGGCATTGGCCGTGTCGACATAGACGTCGCCGCAATCGCTGACGCAGAGAACGGCGGCGGCGATCGGCAAGGCATCGAGATAATCCTGCCGCGCCGCCTCGATCGCCTGCTCCGAGACGGAGAGCGCGCGCGCCACCGGTGCCGCGCCCCCAAAGGCGAACTCGGCAATAGGCAACTTCGTCGGTGCGCGCTGGGATGCGGCCTGCATGACAAAGCAAGTAGCGGCCAGCAGTTAATCTTTGATTGCCGCCGGGGTCCGGAATACCGGCGCTAGAACTTATTCTCCCGCGGAAAACCGTTGGGAGCCATCCGCCCCGCCGCGCCGCGCGCCGTCCGCCAGGGAGAGAGATCGGGCTCGCTGCGCGTGCGGCCGCTGGCCCCGCCCATCTCCCAGTTGATGCCGTCGGCGAATCTGAGCGCCTTGGCGTCGGACAGGCCCCCGTCGCGGTAGCGTTGCAATTGCACGCCCTGCCCCCGGCCCATTTCGGGCAGTTCCTGGAGCGGGAAGACCACCATTTTCCGGTTCTCGCCGATCACCGCGACGAAATCGTCCTCAGGGCCGATCGGCCGCACCACTGCCAGCTTCGCGCCGGTGCGGACGTTCACGACCTGCTTGCCCTTGCGCGTTTCCGCGACGGCGCCGGCGGTCGAGGTCAGGAAGCCGCGGCCGTCCGAGGACGCAAGCAGCAGTTTCGCCGCCGACGAGGCCGGGAACAGGGCGACGATATTCCCCTCGCCTTCGAGGTCGACCATCAGCCGCACCGGCTCGCCGAAGCCGCGGCCGCCCGGCAATTTATCGGCCGCCAGCGTGTAGAAGCGGCCGTTTGCGGTCACGAGCAGCAATTTGTCGGTCGTCTGCGCGTGGAAAAAGAAGGACGGGCCGTCCCCTTCCTTGAACTTCAGCGCCTCCGGGCTGGAGAGCTCGACATGGCCCTTCATCGCCCGGATCCAGCCGCGCTGCGACATGATCACGGTGATCGGCTCGCGCTCGATCATTGCTTCGAGCGGGATCTCGCGTGCCGGACCCGCTTCCTCGATCAGCGTGCGGCGACGGCCGAGATCGGTGTCGGCGCCGTAGCGCTGCTTGAGCGCCGCCAGATCCTTCTTGAGCCGCGTCCGCTGCCGCGCGGGGGATTCGACCAGCTTCTCGAGCTCGGCTTTCTCTTTCTCGAGCTTGTCGCGCTCGCCGCGAATCTGCATCTCCTCGAGCTTGCGCAACGAGCGCAGGCGCATGTTGAGGATGGCTTCGGCCTGGCGGTCGGTGAGGCCGAACTCGGCCATCATCACCGGCTTGGGCTCATCCTCCTCGCGGATGATCTGGATGACCCGATCGAGGTTGAGATAGGCGACCAGATAGCCTTCGAGCAACTCGACCCGGTCGGTGATCTTGGCAATGCGATGCTGCGAGCGCCGCACCAGGACGTCGAGCTGATGCTCGAGCCAGGCGGTGAGCACGTCCTTGATGCTCATCACCCGCGGCGTGCGCGACGCATCGAGCACGTTCATGTTGAGCGGTATGCGGACTTCAAGATCGGTCAGCCGGAACAGGCTGTCCATCAGCATCTGCGGCTCGACCGTGCGGCTGCGCGGCTCAAGCACGATCCGGATCTGCTCGTCCGATTCATCGCGAATGTCGGCCAGGATCGGCAGCTTCTTCTCGCTGATCAGGTCGGCGATCTGCTCGATCAGCTTGGATTTGGGCACCTGGAAGGGGATTTCGCTAATGATGACGGTCCAGGTGCCGCGGCCTTGGTCCTCGGTCTCCCATTTGGCCCGCACGCGGAAGCTGCCGCGCCCGGTCTTGTAGGCATTGGCGATCGCTTCCTTGGGATCGACGATGACGCCGCCGGTCGGGAAGTCCGGCCCGGCGACGAAATCGAGCAGGGCGCTGTCCTCCGCCTTGGGATCGTCGATCAGGTGGCTCGCCGCATCGATCACCTCGGAGACGTTATGCGGCGGGATCGAGGTCGCCATGCCGACGGCAATGCCGCTGGCGCCGTTGGCGAGCAAATTCGGGAACAGGCCGGGAAAGACCTCCGGCTCTTCTTCCTCGCCATTGTAGGTCGGCTTGAAATCGACCGTGCCTTCGTCGAGGCCGGCCATCAGCTCGTTGGCGGCGGCCGTCAGCCGCGCCTCGGTATAGCGCATCGCCGCGGCGTTATCGCCGTCGACATTGCCGAAATTGCCCTGGCCATCGACCAGCGGATAGCGCAGCGAGAAAGGCTGAGCGAGGCGGACCATCGCGTCGTAGATCGAGGCGTCGCCGTGCGGGTGATATTTGCCCATCACGTCGCCGACGACGCGCGCGCATTTCTTGTAGCCCGCGGCGGGATCGAGCTTCAGCAGCCGCATGCCCCAGAGCAGCCGGCGATGGACCGGTTTCAGCCCGTCGCGGACGTCGGGCAGCGAGCGCGCCGTGATCGTCGAAAGCGCATAGACCAGATAGCGCTGCGACAAAGCGTCGTCGAAAGGCGCGTCGACAATGTGGTCGAATTCGTCGGTGGTATCAGCCATGAGCCGAGCGATAGCAGCGCCCAGGCAACGAGGCGAGCCCCGCCCTTGCCTTGCCCATTTATGTAACTTAGTATCATGGAAAATGGGGGCCGTTCATGCGCAAATCCGTTTCTCTTGTCGCACTCCTGCTGGTTTCGGCTTGCGGCGGCGCGGACCGCCAGCAGGAACCTGCTCGCGAAACGACATCGTATGACGTGGCCGAGGAACCGCCCGCTGCTCCCGGCTCAGGACCCGCAATCGCGCCCACGACAGCGCCCGGCATCGCGTTCAATTACCGCTACGCCTTCCGTCTGCCCGGCCAGAAGATCGCAAGCGTGCAGGAGCAGCACGCCCAGGCATGCGAGAAGCTAGGCCTCTCCCGATGTCGCATTGCGGGCATGCGCTATCGTCTGGTCAACGAGCGCGACATCGAGGCGATGCTCGCCTTCAAGCTCGACCCGGCCATTGCCCGCCAGTTCGGTAAGGCGGGAATCGAAACCGTCGCGAACAACGAAGGCATGCTGATCGACAGCGAAATTTCCGGCGACGATGCCGGCGCGGCCATCGCCGCGGCCAATCGCAGCGAGGCACAGCTCAGCGACGATCTCGAACGGATCGAGGCGCAGCTTGCCCGCGCCGGGCTGGCCGCTGCCGAGCGCGACCGTCTCCAAGCCGAGGCGCAGCAGTTGCGCCAGACGATCCGCGCCAACCGCGACGCCCGCGACGAGCAAAGGGAATCGCTCGCGACGACGCCGATGGTCTTCCAATATGGTTCGGGCGATCTGGTCCCGGGCTTCGACACGCACTCGCCTATGCGCCAGGCGCTTGAGGCGGCAGGCGACAATTTGATCGGCGGGGCCGCGTTCCTGTTCGTCGCCCTCGCCACGCTGCTCCCTTGGGGAGTCCTCCTGCTCCTGCTCTGGTGGCTGGTGAGGCGGCTTGCGCCGAAATTCGGGTCGCGACGTGCGGCGGGGCCCGAACCGCAAGCCGGCGGGTCCGTGGAAAGCTGACCGCTCAGGCCGGCGCCGGCTCCCGATAGACTTCGGGCGGGCCGAGTTCCGCCTGCGCGGCGACCTGGGCCAGCAGCCAGTCGCGGAACATGCGGATCTTGGGCTGGTTGCGCTTGTGCTCGGGGTAGACCAGCCAATAGCTCGGCCCCTCGAGGACGGTGAGGCCGAACGGCGTCACCAACCGGCCCGACGCCAGTTCATTCTGCCACATCAGGGGACTGAGCATGCCGACGCCGTGACCGGCCATCGCCGCATTGCCTTCCGCGGCCTGGGAATCGAGCCTGATGCCCCGCGCGAGCGGCTCCTGATCGGCGAGGCCGGCCGCCGCGAACCACAATTTCCACCACACGTCGCCAGGGCTGAGCCGCGGCACCGCGAACAGATCGGCGGGGTTCGCCAAGGGATGCCGTTCTAGGAAATCCGGGCTGCACATCGGCGTGACGTGCAGCCGGAACAGGAAATGATGCCTCAGCCCCGGCCACGGCCCGGTGCCGCTACGGATCGCGACGTCCGCCGCGTCGCGGCTGAAGTCGACCATACGCGTCTCCGTCTCCAGCCGCACCGCCAGTTCGGGATGGGCGATGTGGAACAGGCCGAAGCGCGGCGCGATCCAGTTGCTGGCGAAGGTCTGGGTCGTGCTGATGTTGAGCACGCTCTGATCGTCGGCCACCAAGGTCGCAAAGGCGTCGGACAGGCTGTCGAACGCGCCCGAGACAAGCGGCGCGATCCGGCGGCCCGCGTCGCTCAATGTCACCCGGCGCTTGTCGCGCACGAACAAGGGCAAGCCGAGCCGCTCCTCAAGCAGCTTGATCTGGTAGCTGACCGCCGCCTGCGTCATGCCGAGTTCGCCCGCGGCAGCGGTGAAATTCTCGTGCCGGGCGGCGGCTTCGAACACCCGGACAGCGGTCAGAGGCGGGATGTGACGCATCCTGAAAATGATAAGCCCTGCTTATCAACTGTGTCGAGCGTTTAGTTGGCGTTCATCTTGCCGATACGCCATTTCTCTCTTGCCCCCGAAGAAGGAGCGACATCAGGACTAGGGAAGGACGATAAAATGCACGAGGATTTCAACACGCGCCTCTGGGCCGATTATGGCCCGCAATTCACCGCCGCCATGACCGACCTGCTTGCCAAGGTCCACGTCGTCTTCGAACGCATCGTCGCGATCGAGTTCGCGGCGCCATGGGAGAGACGGGACGACGCCTGCGTCGACTGCTGATCCCAGTTCCTCTTTCCGGGCCGCGGCCATGCCCACCCGCCGCAGGACCGGACGGCACGCATGACCCGCCGCCGCACCTCTCCGGTCCGGCGGGCATGCGTGCCCCCAGTTGCGACAAAAACGGACCGGATCGACGCCGTCGATCCGCTTGCTCTCCGACCGGCCCAGGCGCTAGCTCATGGTCCGTGACGCAATCTAGCACTTTGATGGCCTGGCCGGACCTGCTCGAAAGGCCCCGGCCGGAGCCCGACGCCGAGATTCGCTACGGCGCGGATTCGATGCAGGTCGTCGACCTGTGGCTGCCCGGGGGCGACGGCCCCCACCCCGTCGCGCTGATGGTCCATGGCGGTTGCTGGCAGACCAAGATCGCCGACCGCCGCATCATGGACTGGATCGCCGACGACCTGCGCCGGCGCGGCATCGCCGTGTGGAACATCGACTATCGCGGCGTCGACCGCGATGGCGGCGGCTATCCCGGCACCTTCCTCGACGCCGCCGCCGCGGCCGACGCGCTGCGGGAACACGCCTCGCATTACAATCTCGCTGTCGCCGACCTCGTCGCCGTGGGCCATTCGGCCGGCGGTCATCTGGCATTGTGGCTCGCGGGGCGGCCTCGCCTGCCGCAGGACAGCCCGCTCCGCACGGCAGATCCCCTGCCCATCCGCACTGTCGTCAGCCTGGGCGGATTGCCGGACCTTGAAGAGGCCGCGTGCCCGCCCGGCAGCGGCTGCGGGACCGAGGTCATCGCGCGGCTAACCGGCGGCAGCCTCTCCGACACGAGCGTGCCGCGCCTTGCTCCGCTCGGCGTCCGCCAGCTGCTGATCAACGGCCTGCAGGACAAGATCATTCCGCCCTCTTATGCGGAAGGCTATGCCACCCCGATGCGCGCCGCCGGCGACGATGTGGAGGTGAGGATGATCGACGAAACGGGCCATGTGGAGCTGATCGCGCCCGAGACGAAGGCGTGGGCGACCGCGGCCGCGGCGATCGAACGGGCGCTCGGCCGATGACCCTCACGCGGGACCAGGTGCGGGCGCTCGACGCCGCCGATCCGCTGCGCGCGCTCCGCAACCGCTTCGTCATTCCCGACGGGCTCATCTACCTCGACGGCAATTCGCTGGGCATGCTTCCAAAGGCGGCCGTTGCCCGGCAGCGCGCGATCGTCGAGGGCGAATGGGGCACCGACCTCATCCGCAGCTGGAACACGCACCAGTGGATCGACGCGCCGCAGCGTATCGGCGCCAAGATCGCTCCGCTGATCGGCGCCAAGCCGCACGAGGTGATCGTCGCCGATTCGGTGACGGTGAACCTGTTCAAGCTGATCACCGCCGCGGCACGGCTTTCGCCCGATCGGCCAGTGCTGCTGTCGGAGCCGGGCAATTTCCACACCGACCTCCACGTCGCCAGCGGCGCGGCGGAACTGCTTGGCATGCGGCTCGACACGGTCGACCGCGCCGACATCCCGGCCGCGCTCGGAGCCGACACCAACCTGCTCCTCCTGACGCACGTCCATTACAAGGCCGGCTACCGCTTCGACATGGCCGAGGTGACGGCCCGGGCGAAGGCGGCGGGTGCGCTCACCTTGTGGGACCTCAGCCACAGCGTCGGCGCGGTGCCGCTCAACCTCAACCGCGACGGCGCCGAGCTCGCGGTGGGCTGCGGCTACAAATATCTGAACGGGGGCCCCGGCGCTCCCGCCTTCCTCTATGTCGCCGAGCATCTGCAGGAGCGGCTGGTGCCGCTGCTGCGCGGCTGGATGGGCCACGCCACGCCCTTCGCCTTCACCGACGATTATGTCCCGGCCCCCGGCATCTCGCGCTTCCTGGCCGGCACGCCCCCGATGCTGAGCCTGCTCGCGCTAGAAAGCGGGATCGAGGCTTTCGAAGGCACGAGCATGGACGCGCTCTGGGCCAAGTCGGTCGTCTTGTTCGACCTCTTCGCCGAGTTGATCGACCAGCGTTGCGCAGGCCACGGCCTCGAATGCATCACGCCACGCGACCCGGCGCTTCGCGGCAGCCACATCTCCTATCGCCACCCGCATGCCTTCGAGTTGTGCCAGGCGCTGATCGAAGATGAGGTGATCGGCGACTTCCGCGCGCCGGACGTGGTGCGGTTCGGCCTCACGCCGCTCTATCTGGGCTATGAGGACATCTGGGAGGCGGTCGAGCGCTTCGCCGCCATCCTCGGAAGCGGGCGCTGGCGCGATCCCCGCTACGCGGTGCGCAGCAAGGTCACGTGATTGCGCCGTGGGGGCGCATCCACTATAGGCTCGGCCATCCGCCTCGGCGCGCGTCCAAAGCCACGCGTCCCCGGGGCTTGTTCTTTTCACCCTCCGGGGAGCAACCCTCATGTCCCGTCGCCGCCAGATTTACGAAGGTAAGGCCAAGATCCTCTACGAGGGTCCCGAACCCGGCACTTTGATCCAGTATTTCAAGGACGACGCGACGGCCTTCAACGCGCAGAAGAAGGGCACGATTTCCGGCAAGGGCGTGCTCAACAACCGTATCTCCGAGCATATCTTCACTTTGCTCGGCCAGATCGGAATCCCGACCCACTTCATTCGCCGCCTCAACATGCGTGAGCAGCTGATTCGCCAGTGCGAGATCGTGCCGATCGAGGTGGTGGTGCGCAACGTCGCGGCCGGATCGATCTCGAAGCGCCTCGGCATCGAGGAAGGCACCCAGCTGCCGCGCACGATTATCGAATATTATTACAAGGACGACGCGCTCGGCGATCCGATGATCGCGGACGAGCATATCGCCTGCTTCGGCTGGGCGAGCCAGGAGGAGATGAACGATATCGCCGACATGGCGGTGCGCGTGAACGACTTCATGGCCGGCCTGTTCGCGGCGATCGGCATCCGCCTCGTCGACTTCAAGCTCGAGTTCGGCCGGATCTGGGAAAACGACTTCAGCCGGATCATCCTCGCCGACGAGATCAGCCCCGACGGCTGCCGCCTGTGGGACATGACCTCCAACGAGAAGCTCGACAAAGACCGCTTCCGCCGCGATCTCGGCGGCGAGGCCGAAGCCTATCAGGAAGTCGCGCGCCGCCTCGGCCTGCTGCCGGAGGGCGAGCCCAACAGCGTCCTCGACCTCGACACGCACCGCAAGAAGCGCGGCAAGTGACCTGATCCCGCGCTGCGCGGGAATCAGGTCATCCCGGCGCAGGCCGGGATCTCGGAACAAGATCGCACCCGGCTTTCCCGAGGCCTGGCCTCCGCCGGGGCGACGGTCAGGCTTCGTGCCTCCACGTCGTCCCGGCGCAGGCCGGGATCTCAGGACGAGATCGCACCAAGCCTTCCGGCCCCGCCCTCCGCCGGCGCGACGGACAAGAAAAAGCCCGCCGATCCCCTGGGACCGGCGGGCCTTTTCATGCCCCGCTCTCGCGGAGGCTTATTTCGAACC
This portion of the Sphingomonas sp. LY54 genome encodes:
- a CDS encoding CCA tRNA nucleotidyltransferase; the encoded protein is MKLDPAPWQTQPGMAELLAALDAPQGATRYVGGSVRDGLLGLPVGDVDLATRLAPQEVIDRLGGARIKAVPTGLAHGTITAVLKNGPVEVTTLRRDVSTDGRRATVAFTDDWREDAARRDFTINALSADPLTLQVHDYFDGETDLAARRLRFIGDPLTRIAEDHLRILRFFRFHARFGEGEPDAASLEACTARANDLMALSRERIADELLKLLALPDSSPTLALMVERGILRPVLPEIDEAGVERLRQLVACETAAEAAPDPLRRLAALLPGDSAIAADVAARLRLSNKAAKRLVSAAGRGPDDSANPPALAYRIGADEAADRLLLIGADPVLVRSLCDWHKPRFPLGGGDLIAMGLKPGPQVARTLQAVERSWIDGGFSKDDGEVRRLARAAVDQALRESQ
- a CDS encoding putative bifunctional diguanylate cyclase/phosphodiesterase, whose amino-acid sequence is MPIAEFAFGGAAPVARALSVSEQAIEAARQDYLDALPIAAAVLCVSDCGDVYVDTANAHFRQLTDWDSVEGQWISGIPFLAAGPIGERLDRFLKGDQAELQFEATDGRRIGGRYFKLKLARLQPSPFSAKRCLFTLIDRTAQVETEKSLRAEMLRDSLTGLPNRLAFNERVEAVLEDKEFREASHAVLVIDMTRFSRVNECVGAIAGDELLITFARRLFSGLRAGDVLARTGGDEFGILMRLDNGLEDALQLADRIRTVLGTPFRLSELEIRVDCSIGISLLTGSVELAEEVLRNAQFALKSSKRSGLIQVYEPNQAKAARRRFSIETELRRAIEGEQLKLAFQPLIDLPTGAVAGFEALARWEHEDRGVISPDEFIPVAEESGLIVALGRWALNSAVHTLAGWDRQAGKQLPIYVGVNLSAIQIARDDVASAVSEALKATGLAGRRLMLELTESAIVQDPHRATEVLEALKALDVQVAMDDFGTGYTSLAYLQRLPIDVLKIDRSFVTGMLKDKDSIAIVRAVLSLAEALGMATTAEGIESAELAQALAGLGCATGQGFHFAQPLAADDALDYWLSRNA
- the parC gene encoding DNA topoisomerase IV subunit A, coding for MADTTDEFDHIVDAPFDDALSQRYLVYALSTITARSLPDVRDGLKPVHRRLLWGMRLLKLDPAAGYKKCARVVGDVMGKYHPHGDASIYDAMVRLAQPFSLRYPLVDGQGNFGNVDGDNAAAMRYTEARLTAAANELMAGLDEGTVDFKPTYNGEEEEPEVFPGLFPNLLANGASGIAVGMATSIPPHNVSEVIDAASHLIDDPKAEDSALLDFVAGPDFPTGGVIVDPKEAIANAYKTGRGSFRVRAKWETEDQGRGTWTVIISEIPFQVPKSKLIEQIADLISEKKLPILADIRDESDEQIRIVLEPRSRTVEPQMLMDSLFRLTDLEVRIPLNMNVLDASRTPRVMSIKDVLTAWLEHQLDVLVRRSQHRIAKITDRVELLEGYLVAYLNLDRVIQIIREEDEPKPVMMAEFGLTDRQAEAILNMRLRSLRKLEEMQIRGERDKLEKEKAELEKLVESPARQRTRLKKDLAALKQRYGADTDLGRRRTLIEEAGPAREIPLEAMIEREPITVIMSQRGWIRAMKGHVELSSPEALKFKEGDGPSFFFHAQTTDKLLLVTANGRFYTLAADKLPGGRGFGEPVRLMVDLEGEGNIVALFPASSAAKLLLASSDGRGFLTSTAGAVAETRKGKQVVNVRTGAKLAVVRPIGPEDDFVAVIGENRKMVVFPLQELPEMGRGQGVQLQRYRDGGLSDAKALRFADGINWEMGGASGRTRSEPDLSPWRTARGAAGRMAPNGFPRENKF
- the gcvA gene encoding transcriptional regulator GcvA, with amino-acid sequence MRHIPPLTAVRVFEAAARHENFTAAAGELGMTQAAVSYQIKLLEERLGLPLFVRDKRRVTLSDAGRRIAPLVSGAFDSLSDAFATLVADDQSVLNISTTQTFASNWIAPRFGLFHIAHPELAVRLETETRMVDFSRDAADVAIRSGTGPWPGLRHHFLFRLHVTPMCSPDFLERHPLANPADLFAVPRLSPGDVWWKLWFAAAGLADQEPLARGIRLDSQAAEGNAAMAGHGVGMLSPLMWQNELASGRLVTPFGLTVLEGPSYWLVYPEHKRNQPKIRMFRDWLLAQVAAQAELGPPEVYREPAPA
- a CDS encoding alpha/beta hydrolase → MTQSSTLMAWPDLLERPRPEPDAEIRYGADSMQVVDLWLPGGDGPHPVALMVHGGCWQTKIADRRIMDWIADDLRRRGIAVWNIDYRGVDRDGGGYPGTFLDAAAAADALREHASHYNLAVADLVAVGHSAGGHLALWLAGRPRLPQDSPLRTADPLPIRTVVSLGGLPDLEEAACPPGSGCGTEVIARLTGGSLSDTSVPRLAPLGVRQLLINGLQDKIIPPSYAEGYATPMRAAGDDVEVRMIDETGHVELIAPETKAWATAAAAIERALGR
- the kynU gene encoding kynureninase, whose amino-acid sequence is MTLTRDQVRALDAADPLRALRNRFVIPDGLIYLDGNSLGMLPKAAVARQRAIVEGEWGTDLIRSWNTHQWIDAPQRIGAKIAPLIGAKPHEVIVADSVTVNLFKLITAAARLSPDRPVLLSEPGNFHTDLHVASGAAELLGMRLDTVDRADIPAALGADTNLLLLTHVHYKAGYRFDMAEVTARAKAAGALTLWDLSHSVGAVPLNLNRDGAELAVGCGYKYLNGGPGAPAFLYVAEHLQERLVPLLRGWMGHATPFAFTDDYVPAPGISRFLAGTPPMLSLLALESGIEAFEGTSMDALWAKSVVLFDLFAELIDQRCAGHGLECITPRDPALRGSHISYRHPHAFELCQALIEDEVIGDFRAPDVVRFGLTPLYLGYEDIWEAVERFAAILGSGRWRDPRYAVRSKVT
- the purC gene encoding phosphoribosylaminoimidazolesuccinocarboxamide synthase, encoding MSRRRQIYEGKAKILYEGPEPGTLIQYFKDDATAFNAQKKGTISGKGVLNNRISEHIFTLLGQIGIPTHFIRRLNMREQLIRQCEIVPIEVVVRNVAAGSISKRLGIEEGTQLPRTIIEYYYKDDALGDPMIADEHIACFGWASQEEMNDIADMAVRVNDFMAGLFAAIGIRLVDFKLEFGRIWENDFSRIILADEISPDGCRLWDMTSNEKLDKDRFRRDLGGEAEAYQEVARRLGLLPEGEPNSVLDLDTHRKKRGK